In the genome of bacterium, the window GGAGAGGCTCGGCTGTCGCGTGCTCGTCGACTGGATGGACGCAAAGCGGCCATCCCCCTTCGAGGCCGATCTCGAGAGGCGTGAGACCGAGACGATCGCCTGGATCGGCGCGATGGAGGCCTTTGGCGAACGAGCACGGGCTGCGCAGGGGCGCGAGGCGGCCGCGACGATCGTCGACGAGGGGATCCGGGAGGCCCGGGAGCGTGGGCTGCAGGTGAGGCTGGCGCGTTTGGCGCGGGCACTCTCCCCGACGCTGCGTCGTCTGCGCAGCCGGCCACCGGAGCCCGTTTCGGCGCCCGCCTGGGAGCGGCTCGCCAGCCTCGAAGCCCATCTCGAGGAGCGTTGGAGCGAGCTGATCGTTGGCGGATTCGGCTACACGGGCGTGCGCCGAGCCCTCGTCAAGGCCGCGCCGAGCACGGATCACCTGGAAACGGCGAACCTTGCGCAGCGCGAGTTCCTGGCCCGGCTCGACGATCACCTGCGCGTCTTGCATGCCGCCCACGTCCAGGAGGTGCGCGCCAGGCTTGGCCAGGCGATGCATCAAGTCTGGGATTTCCTGGGGCCGCGTCGAAGTCGTTCCTTGCGCCGCGAGCACCACCGGATCGAAAGGCTGGGCGAACAATACCTGGAGCTGGAGTCGCTCTACGGAACGGTTCGAGACCACCGTCGGATTGCCTGCTTCCAGAAGTTCCATGTCGCGGCCGTGGCATTCTCCGCGCGCCTCCGCTCCCTCGATCCGACGGCGCCGCTCGAGCCGAGCCTGAGTCTCGGTGATCGGTTCGCCCGGTTTGGGCGGGCGCTCGGAACGGCCGGCGCGCGCAGCCGGGCCGGGCTACGCGGTGTGATGCATCTGATGGCCGGCCTTCGGCTCGCGCTTTCCAGCTCAGGGCGGGAACGCTCCGGCACTCCGTTCACCGCGCACGTCGATGGGATGTTCCGGGAGCTCGGCAATCTCCTCGGCTTGCGTGTGAGCGTCGAGGGCAGGGAGCACATCCAATCCGAAGTCGCCGAAGGCGAGGTCGAGATCCTCACCCCAGCCCATCGGCACGGCGTGACGGACAACATCACCTTCGCCGCGCTCCGCCTGTCGGATTATCTGGTGTTCAATGCGGTCGACCAGCTGCCGGTCTTCCCGCGCTTCCTGAAGAACCGGATTGCATCGGCCCCGGGCCTGATCGCAGTCGGCGGGGGGCGGGGCTCAGCGGTCGAGCGGGCCGTGGCCGCGGTGCGCGAAGGTCGCTCCCGCCGCATCCTGATCTATCCCGAGGGCAGCGTTTCCGAAGGGCTCCGCGCCACACGGCCCACGCGGCCGGGTTTCGGCACGGGCTTGGTCGAGGCGTTGCGCGCGGCGGTGGGTGGCGTGCGGATCACCCCGATCACGTACCTCGACAACGCCCGATTCCTCGACCTTCCCGCGCGCAGCCGGAGTGAGTTGGAACAGCGTCGTCGTGTGGTGGTCAGTCCACCGCTGGCGGCGGATGCCGTGGAGCGCATCGCGGAAGTGGGCGGAGGCGAGGCGTTGAACCGCATGGTGCGCCTCGCGTGGCTCGAGACACTCGTGACCGACGAGCAGCTCTGGCTCGGAACCGAGCGGGTGACGAGCTTGCGGCGTCGCCTCGATGAGGAATTCGAGGGAGCCTCCTACTGGGGCTCGCTCGAATCCGCACCGGTTGCGGGGCCCTTGAGCCCCTTGCTGGGGAGCGGGGTGGTACGGACCAGCGAGGAGGCTTGCTTCGGGCGACGCGTGCGCGTGCTGCGATTGCCCGACGACGCCAAGGATGCTGGCGGCATCATCCTCCTCGAGGAACTGGCCACGCCGGGTTCCCTCGAACTCGTGCTCGGCATCCGGGATCCGGCCCATATCTATCTGAACGTCGGCAGCCAGCGCTTCGATGGCGACATCTTCCGGCCGCTGCGAGTACGCACGAAGGAATCGATCTACGGTGGGCTGGCGCTCCGCTTCGTCGGGTTGCCGTCCCAGGCGGTGTTGGCGATCCGGCGCGAGCTCGAGCGCCTGGCCGGGCGGGAATATCGAACCTTTACCTGTGCCCATTCAGCCTGTCAGGTGATCGGCCGCGCCGCGCAGGTTCGCATCGACGATCACGGAGAATGGCGGCCCCTGGTTCCGAGTCACATCCTGCCGACGCGAACATTGCGCAAGTTGATCACCCACGGTGTGCTCGACCACGTGGGCCGCAGGGTCGAGGTCGAGATCTACAAGAGTGACGACCGCACGATCGAGGAGATCCTCGGCGCGATGCGTGCGAGCGAATGGCAGATTGCCCGAGACCACGTGGAAATGGTCACCCACGGATTCGGCCGTTGGCTCCGCTCGCTTCGTCCGGGGTCGCGTCCCGGAAAGAAGTAGCCGGCCTACTCGAAGGCGCGCGGCATCTGCAGGTTCAACGCTGCCAGGCCACCGTTCACGCCGTAGATCTCACCGGTCACATAGCTTGCAGCGGGTGAGGCGAGGTAGAGGGCGCACGCGGCGATGTCTTCGACCTCGCCCAGCCGGGCCATCGGTGTCAAGCGGATCATCTCCTCGCGGATCTCGTCGGTCAGTACGGTGGCGAGGGCATCGGTCTCGATGGAACCCACGGCGATTGCATTCACGCGTACCTTGGGCGCGAAATCCTGGGCCAACTCGCGGGTCATGTAGGAGAGGGCGGCCTTGGCCGTTCCGTAGGCCACGAATCCGGGCGAGACTTCGCGCCCGGCGACGGACGAGATGTTCACGACCGAGCCGCCGCCGGCCGTTTCGACCATCTTCGGAACCGCGAGCCGCGTCAGCACGAAGGCGGTCGTCACGTTGAAGCGGAACGCGCCTTCGAACTCCTTCTCGCTGGTGCGGAGCGCTGGCTTGGGCGGGAAGCCTCCGGCATTGTTGACCAGGATGTCGATCTTCCCGAACTCCTGCAGTGTGGCATCGACCAGATGCTCCAGTTGGCTGCGCTCCAGGACATCACAGGGGACGGGTAGGGCTCGGCGCCCCAGCTTGCGCACCGCCTCGGCCGTGTCTTCGATGTCGGCCGGCGTTCGGGCGGCACAGACGATATCGGCACCTGCCTCTGCATAAGCCAGGGCAATGGCGCGGCCAATGCCCCGGCCTGCGCCGGTGACGATGGCCACCCGGCTCTCGAGCTTGAATCGATCGAGGATCATCGTGGCTCCAAGGCGATGGAAGCTGGGATGCTACCCGATTCCGACCCGCCGAAACCTGAGCAGCAGAAGGTGGAGAGCGTTCGTTACTCTCCCCCGGTGGCTCCCCCCGCTCGTCACCGTCGGTGGATCGCGCCGATCCTGATTCTCCTGCTGCTCCTGGCCGGTGCCGTGGGTTGGGCGCAGACTCGGCATGGCTTCCAGCGCTTCTGGCTCCCCCTTGCGGCTCGTCTGGTCGGCGGTACCTGGAGTGCGGAAGACGGGCGGCTCGGCCTGGGCGGATCTTTCGAGGTCGATGGCCTGCGTTTCGATGTGCCCGATCTCGCGAACGGAGAGGTTGCCACCCTGCGCTTGGAGTGGAGCCCCCTGGCCTCCTTGCGGCAAGGCGTTGCGGTGGTCGAGACCCTTTCCATGGCCGGCGCGAACCTGGAACTCCACGAGAGCGATTCGGAGGCCGCAGCAGACGCTGAAGCGCAAGCGCCGGGTGGGAGTTCGGCTTCGCTGGGTTGGCCCCAGATCGCACACGCTCGGGTCGACGACGTGCGCATTCGCATCGGCTCCGGCCCTACAGGGCTCCTGATCGGTCCGATCACCGCGGAAGTCGACGACCTCGTCGTTCCCGCGAGCGGTGCACTCGAACTCCTCGTGCCGCTCGCCCGTGGCGGTGAAGATGAGGGAGACCGGGGCAGGCTGACGGCGGCTCTGGGTTTCTCGCCGGCCGAGGTGGACACCGGGAGCGGCGCTTTCGAGGGAAACCTGGAGCTGAGCCTCGATTCGCACGAGCGCAGCCCGATCGTCCTGGCGCTTCGGGGCGAGGGCGGCACGGCCGGCGAGAGCGTCGAACTCAGCGCGTTCGAACTCGACCTGGCAGCAAAGGGGAATCGTCTCTTCGAGGTGCGGGGTTCCGGTGCGTTGTGGCCGGAGGCTCTGCTCGACGCGAATCTGGCCTTCGGCAGGGTCGGTCTCCTTGCGCGCTTGCTAGGCGTCGCATCGCCCATCGCGAAGGTTTCGGGCGACGTGCATGTCGAGGGAAGCCTCGATGAGCTGGTCATCGAGCCGGCTTTGGAGGTCGATGCCTTGCGCGGTGAGGAAGACGTGCCCAGCCCGTTCTCGGAATCCCTGAACATCGGTGGCCGCATGACGTGGCAACGGCTGGAGCAGACGCTTCTGCTTGCGCCGCTCGAACTTGCCGGAGCCTCTGCGAACGGGCTCGGGGGTCTTGCGGTGGAGGGTTCACTTCAGCCTGGGCGGAGCGCGGATCTGGCGATCACCGCCGAGGGCCTCGATCTGCTGCCGTGGCTCCGTCTGGCCACCGGGGTGGTGGGCATTTCCCAGGTTCACGGGCGCACGAGCGGCTCCGTCGCGTTCCGACAGGACGGGAGCGAAACGCTCGTGGAAACAGATCTCGCGCTCGACGTGAGGGCTCCGCCGGCGGATGAGGGCGAAGCGAGCGCCGGTGTTCCGCTGCGATTGAAGCTCGAGAGCCGCCAGGCCGCAGGGAGCAAGGGACGGCTCGAAGGCAACGCAACGCTGGGCGGGCCCGGTGTTTCTGATGACAAGGGAACGGCCCGCATGACCTGGGAGCGGGAGTCCACCGACGGAGGCTCGCAGTGGCGGCTGCGAGCGGATATTCCCGACTTCGATTTCACTCCCCTGGGCACGCTCTGGGAGGGTATGACGGATGAGGAAGAGGATCCGGAGGGCGGGACACCCATTTCGAGCGCCGCCGCCGACGCGCCAGAGGAGGGCAGGGCAGACCTCTTCGACGTGGACGTGTCGGTCGGAACCGTTCGATTCCGGGATCTTCCGGTGGGCGAGGGTCGCGCGCGCGCGCAGCTCGGTGGCGAGAGCTGGGAGGTACGCGTGGAGGATCTGGCCCTCGCGGAAGGCCTCGTGGATCTCGAGGCCCACGGAGGCCCTCATGGCGGTGGCGAGCGGATCGGCTGGGACCTCGTCGTGTCGGACGTGGATCTCGCACCGCTCCTGGCGGCGGCCTCTCCCGACGGTGAGGGCCAGATGAGCGGCCGGCTTTCCGTGATCAGCCGTGCGGAGGGCGTGGCGGAGCCCGGGCAAGACGTGCTGACTGCCCCCACCGGAAACGTTTCCTTCGAACTCAGCGAGGGGCGGGCCTCGGGTCTCGGTGTGCAGCAGGTACTGACGCAGGTGGCCGAGATCGCCCAGTTCGCCGTGATCGACTACGACGAAGTGGAGGGCGAATACCCGATCGAGAACGGTCGCGTCCTGATCGATGAGCTTCGCCTCGATGGTGCCGCCGTTCATCTCATCGCGACCGGTGAGGTCGGCGCGCGGGACGTCGATCTCGTGATCAATCCGCGCCTTGGCCCGAGCCTGCGGGCGATGGTGCCGGGCGAGATGCTCGGTAGCGTCCTGGGCACGGCCAATCAGCTCCTGGCGTTGCCGATCGTCGTGACGGTCAAGGGTCCTGTTCCGGGTTTCGAGATCCAACTCGAGCCGGCGGCACCCTCGGTGCTTCAGGGCAGTTTTTCGGGGGTCGAGGAGCTGCTCACGCCGGAGGCTCCGGCACAGCCTCCGCCTTCTCCGCCACCCGGGTCGTAACCGCGGAGACGCGCCCCGCCATCAGCTCGGCCACGGGCCGGCTGCCTTCGAAGCGCTCCAGGAAGATCTTCAGGACGGCCGTGATCGGCGTCGCGAGCAGCATGCCGACGATGCCCCATAGCATGCCCCAGAAGATCAAACTCATCAGGATGCTGATCGGGTGGAGATCGAGCGCATCGCCCATCATGCGTGGCTCGATCACGTTGCCTACCACGCCCTGGATGCCGCCCGGAATGGCGATCGCCAGGATCGCGGCCAGGCTGGAGACGTTTGGATCCACCAGCACGACGGGAAGGGGCAGCAGGGTGGCGATCGCCGAGCCGATGTTTGGAATGAAGTTCAACAGGAAGGCCAACAGGCCGAAGACCATCGCCAGAGGGATGTCGAGGATCAGCAGGGTGAGCCCGACCAGCAGACCCGTCACCGCCGAGACGACGATCTTGCTGAGCAGGTAGGTCTGCACGCGGGAGGCGACCTTGCCCCAGGTTCCCCCTTGAGTCTGGGCCTGCGAGCCCCCCAACAAGAGGAACAGCACGAAGATCAGGACGAGCAGGGATTGGGAGAGCAGGTTCGCCAGTGCACTCGTCGTGCGGCCGAGCATGCCGGTGACCGACGAGACAGGGATGCGGGTCAGCGTGTCCAGATCGAGGGCACTCGCTGTCTCCTGCAACGGCCCGGGCAGGATCGCGATGGTCTGCTCGATCAGCTTCTCCAATTGCTGCGAGTAGAGGCTGGCGTTGTCGCTGAGTTGGCCGAGGGAGGCCGATACGAGGGTGCCGACGCCTGCCAGGACCAGCACGCCGCCGGTGAGCGTGGCGGGCAATGCCAGCGCCTGGGGTACGCGCGCGCGTTCGATCAGCTGGTTGCGCACCATGTCCAGGCCAAGGGCGATGAAGAGCGCCAGGACGAAGGGAATCATCACCGGTCGCAGCCAATACAGCGAGGCGGCCGTTGCGATGGTTGCAAGGATCACCAGGCATACGCTCTGGACACGAGCCTCGAGCGGTGAGACCGGCCCGTTCATGCCTTGCCGCCTGCCTTGCCTAACGTCCAGATCGCCCAGCGATGCACGAACGTCGGTTGATCGGCCTCCATTGCCAACTCGATGCCCTGCCCGCAGCCGGATTCCGCCAGGGTACGCATGGCCAGGAGAAGAGGCTCGGTTCGTTCCGGTGCATTCACGATGGACGCCCACTCGGCGAAACCGCGGCGCTTGTCGAGTCTTTCGCAGCCCTGCTCGTTCAGGCCGGCCTGTGCAACCAGGGCCCTCATTTCCGATTCCGGCAGCAATCGCACGTGGCTCGGATCCCGGAGGATTTCGAGTGCGTCTTGCAGCGCAGCCTCCGCCGGATCCTCGCAGCCGAGGAGGTCGGCGATGACGAGTGTGCCGCCCGGGCGGAGAACTCTTGCCATCTCGCGGAGTGCATCGCCAGGCGCTTCGAGATGGTGGAGCGTCAGCCGGGTGACGACGGCATCGAACTGCCCGTCGTCGAACGGCATGGCCAGCATCGAACCCACCTGGATCTCTGCCCCGGTCAGGTCGGCTTCCTGGCAGGCGATCTTCGCTCGCTCCACCATCGCCGGCGTCAGATCGAGTCCGCAGACCTCTGCGAAATCTGCACCGACCGCAGCCAGAACCACGCCCGGCCCGCAGCCGGCGTCGAGCAGGCGCCCCTTTCCGTCGCCTGCCAGGCCGTCGCGGATCGCACGCAGGATGTCTTCCGCATGGAAGGTCGGCGCAACGGAGAGCACAGGGGCTTGCTGGGTGAAGGCCTGGCGGATCCGGTCGTCGTGCACGTCAGTCGCTGCTCGGCTTGCGAGCTTGCCCCGCGGCATTGCCGAGGTAGGTCTCGGGTCGCAATTCCCGGAGGCGGGCCTTGGCGTCTTCCGGCAGGTCGAGCCCGTCGACGAAGGCGATGAGCGCCTCGCGATCGACCCGTCGGCCCCGGGTGAGTTCCTTCAGCTTCTCGTAGGGCTCCTCGATCCCATGGCGTCGCATCACCGTCTGGATGGCTTCCGCCAGCACTTCCCAGTTCTGATCGAGATCCGCGAGCAGCCGCGCTTCGTCGACCTCGAGCTTCGCCATGCCCCTGCGCATCGCCTGCAGGCCGACGACCACGTAGCCCGCAGCCGAGCCGACATTGCGGAGGACGGTCGAGTCCGACAGGTCGCGCTGCCAGCGCGAGATCGGAAGCTTTTTCGCCAGATGCAGGAGCAACGCGTTCGCTACGCCCAGGTTGCCCTCGGCGTTCTCGAAATCGATCGGGTTCACCTTATGCGGCATCGTCGAGGAACCGACCTCGCCGGCCTTGGTCTTCTGGCGGAAATAGCCGAGAGAGATGTAGCCCCAGACGTCTCGCGCGAAGTCGATGCCGATCGTATTCGCCCGGGCCAGGGCATGAAAGAGCTCAGCCATGGCGTCGTGAGGCTCGATCTGACTCGTGGTCGGGTTCCAGGTGAGCCCGAGGGCTTCGACGAATCCACGCGAAACGGATTCCCAATCGATCTCCGGATAGGCGGCCAGGTGGGCATTGTAGTTGCCGACCGCACCGTTCAGCTTGCCCAGGATTTCGGTCCCCGCCAGGTTCCGGCGGGCCCGTGTGAGGCGGGCCGTGACGTTGGCCAGCTCCTTGCCGAGCGTCGTGGGTGTCGCCGGCTGGCCGTGGGTTCGCGAGAGCATCGGCGTATCGGCCAAGGCCTCGGCACGCTCCTGCAGCTCGCTGAGCCAGCCGTCGAGCTCCGGAAGCAGCACCTGCTCCCGCACATCCCGCAGCATCAATCCGTACGCCAGGTTGTTGATGTCTTCGGAGGTGCAGGCGAAGTGCACGAACTCCTTGACGGCCTGAAGCTCGGGAAGCTCGTCGAGCCGTTCCTTCAGGTAGTACTCGACCGCTTTCACGTCGTGGTTGGTCGTGGCTTCGATGGCCTTCACCCGCTCGGCGGCGGCTTCGTCGAAATCGTCGGCCACGGCGGCGAGGTGAGCCCGGGCGGCGTCGGAGAGAGCCGGCACTTCCGGGATGCCCGGTTGCGCAGCCAGGGCTCCGAGCCAGGCCACTTCCACCTGAACGCGGTACCGGATCAGGCCGTATTCACTGGCGAGTGCCCGCAGGGCCTCGGTCTTGTTGCCGTATCGCCCGTCGAGAGGCGATACCGCCGTCAGGCTCGAAAGCTGCATTCGTCCTCCTTGCAAAGCCTAACCGACCCAGCGCCGCGCGTTGTGGAAGAGCTGCATCCAGGGTCCCTCGTCCTGGGTCCACTCCGGGGGCGCCCAGGAGTGCTGGACCGTCCGGAAGACGCGCTCCGGGTGGGGCATCATGATCGTGAAGCGTCCATCGCGGTTGGTCAGCCCGGTGATGCCGCCTGGTGAGCCGTTCGGGTTGGCCGGGTAGCGCTCCGCCGGGTGTCCATGGCCATCGACGAAGCGCAGGGCGATGCCTTCGGGCTCGCCCTCCACGGCTGCCCGGCCTTCGCCATGGGCCACGGCGATGGGCAACCGGGCGCCCTGCATGTCCTTCAGCAAGATGGACGCGCTCTCGGTGATTTCGACCAATGCCAGGCGCGCCTCGAACTGCTCCGAACGATTTCGCAGGAACCGTGGCCAGGCGTCGGCACCGGGAATCAGTTCGGCCAGGGCGGAGAACATCTGGCAGCCGTTGCAGACACCGAGGCCGAAGCTGTCCTCGCGTTCGAAGAACGTCCGGAAGGTCTCCCGGGCACGCTCGTGGAAGAGGATCGATTTGGCCCAGCCTGCGCCAGCCCCGAGCACATCTCCGTAGGAGAATCCGCCGCAGGCGACCAGGCCGCGGAAGTCCATGAGGTCGACTCGGCCCGCCAGGAGATCGCTCGTGTGGACATCGCCACATTCGAAGCCTGCCCGGTCGAAGGCCGCGGCCATTTCGATTTGACCGTTCACACCCTGCTCGCGGAGGATGGCGATGCGGGGCCGTGCGCCGGAAATGTTCGGAGCGCTGCCGGGAAATGCGGGCGGGAGGTGGACGGAGAGTCCCGGGTCTTCCAAGTCGATCCGCGCCGCTTGTTCCTCGTCCGCGCAAGTCGCATCGTCGCGCAATGCCTGGAGGGCGTGGCTGGTGGCGGACCACCACTCCCGCAAGTTCGCCCGGGATTCCCGGAAGATCTCGATTCCCCGGCAGTCGATCGTGATGTCTGTATCGTCGCAGGGGATGGCGACCTGCGAGACGGCACCTGCGAGACCGTGGCGGGCGAAGGTCGACGCCACGGTTTCCACGTCTTCCCTTCGTACCTGGACGACGACGCCAAGTTCCTCGGCGAAAAGGCTCGGCAAGCATTCCTCTTCGCTTGCATCGAGTTCGATTCGCAATCCAGAGCCACCTGCGAAGGCCATCTCGAAGAGTGTGGCGACCAGGCCCCCATCCGAGCGGTCGTGATAGGCCAGGATCTTCTGCCCGGCCTTCAACTCGGCCATGGCGGCCGCAAGACCGCGGAGCCGGGCCGGGTCGTCGAGGTCGGGTGCCTCGTCGCCAACCTGCCGGTAGACCTGGGCCAGGGCCGAGGCCCCGAGTCGTTTCGCGCCTCCGGCCAGATCCACGAGCAGCAGCACGGTCTCGCCCGTGTCCCTTCGCAGCTCCGGTGTGAGGCTGGCGCCGGCGTCGCCTACCGGCGAAAACGCGCTGACGATCAACGAGAGCGGTGAGGTGACGCTTCGCTCGGCACCGTCTTCGCGCCAGACGCTGCGCATCGAAAGGGAGTCTTTTCCGACCGGCACGGCGATGCCGAGGGTGGGGCAGAGCTCTTCTCCGACGGCGCGCACGGCATCGAACAAGCCCGCGTCTTCCCCGGGATGCCCCGCGGCAGCCATCCAGTTGCAGGAGAGCTTCACGTGGCCGAGGCCCGGCACGTCCGCGGAGAGCAGGTTGGTGAGCGCCTCACCGACGGCCATTCGGGCCGAGGCGGCAGGGTCGAGCAGGGCGACCGGGGTGCGCTCCCCCATCGCCATGGCCTCGCCGGCTCGGGTGTCGTAGCTGGCGGTGGTCACGGCGGCGTCGGCCACGGGCACCTGCCAGGGGCCGACCATCGGGTCTCGTGCAATCAGCCCCGTGACCGTGCGGTCACCGATCGAGATCAGGAAGGTCTTGTCCGCGACGGCGGGAAGGTGAAGGACGCGCCGGATGGCATCGCGAAGATCCACGCCGGAGAGGTCCAGGGCTTCCGGCTCGAAGGCCAGGCGCTCCGCATGGCGCTGCATGCGCGGCGCCTTGCCAAGCACGATCTGCAGCGGAAGATCGATCGGTGTCTCACCGAGGGTTTCGTCCGTGAGTTGGAGCTGGCCGTTGTTGGTGGCTTCACCTAGCAAGGCGAAGGGACATCGCTCGCGTTCGCAGATTTCTTCGAAATCCGCCATGCGCGCGCCTTCGATGGCCAGCACGTAGCGTTCCTGGGCTTCGTTGCACCAGATTTCGAGGGGCGACATGCCCGGGTCGTCGTTCGGGATGCGGCGCAATTCGAAGCGCGCCCCACGGCCGCTTTGATCGACGAGTTCGGGAAGCGCATTCGAGAGGCCGCCGGCGCCCACATCGTGGATCGAGAGGATCGGGTTCTCGTCGCCCTCGGCCCAACAGCGATCGATGACTTCCTGACAGCGTCGTTCCATCTCCGGATTCCCGCGCTGCACGGATGCGAAGTCCAGATCCTCGGCGCTGGTACCACTCGCCACCGAGGAGGCCGCACCGCCCCCGAGGCCGATCAACATGGCCGGCCCGCCAAGCACGACGATGGGTGCCCCGGGCGGGATCTCCTGCTTGTCCACGTGCTCCATGCGAATGTTGCCGAGGCCCCCCGCGACCATGATCGGCTTGTGGTAGCCCCGTACCTCTCGGCCGCCGGGGCCCACGATTTCTTCTTCGAAAGTCCGGAAGTAGCCGCAGATGTTCGGGCGGCCGAACTCGTTGTTGAAGGCGGCACCGCCGATCGGGCCCTCCAGCATGATGTCGAGGGCGGAGGCGATCCGGGCGGGCTTGCCGAAATCCTGTTCCCACGGCTGCATCGCGCCCGGGATGCGAAGGTTCGAGACGGAATAGCCCGTGAGGCCGGCCTTCGGCTTGGCGCCGCGGCCCGTGGCGCCTTCGTCGCGGATCTCTCCGCCGGAGCCGGTCGCAGCGCCGGGGAAGGGCGAGATGGCCGTCGGATGATTGTGGGTCTCCACCTTCATCAGGATGGCCACCGGCTCGGGATGCGCGGCGTAGACGCCGCTCTTCGGATCGGGGAAGAAGCGTGTCGCCTGAACTCCGGTGATCACCGATGAGTTGTCATGGTAGGCGGAGAGCACGCCATCCGGTGAGCGATCGGTGGTGTGGCGGATCATCTGGAAGAGTGAGCGGGGCTGATGCTCCCCATCCACGAACCACTCGGCGTTGAAGATCTTGTGCCGGCAATGTTCCGAGTTGGCCTGGGCGAACATCATCAACTCGACGTCGGTCGGGTCCCGGGCGAGATCGCGGAAGGCATCGACCAGGTAGTCCACCTCGTCCTTGGCCAGGGCCAGGCCGAGCCGGGCGTCGGCTTCTTCCAGGGCCTCGCGTCCGCGAGCCAGGAGATCCACCCGGCCGAGGGGCCGCGGCGGAAAGCTCTCGAACAAGCGCTCGGCCTGGTCGGCCTCGCTGAGGACGACCTCGGTCATCCGGTCGTGCAGCAGTGCGCCGGCTTCCGAGAGGGTTTCCGCTTCGGCGCCGGCCAGGAGATAGCGAGTCCCTCGTTCGACGCGCAGGACCTGCTCGAGCCCGCAGATGTGCAGGATGTCCGTCGCTTTGGAGGACCA includes:
- a CDS encoding SDR family oxidoreductase; its protein translation is MILDRFKLESRVAIVTGAGRGIGRAIALAYAEAGADIVCAARTPADIEDTAEAVRKLGRRALPVPCDVLERSQLEHLVDATLQEFGKIDILVNNAGGFPPKPALRTSEKEFEGAFRFNVTTAFVLTRLAVPKMVETAGGGSVVNISSVAGREVSPGFVAYGTAKAALSYMTRELAQDFAPKVRVNAIAVGSIETDALATVLTDEIREEMIRLTPMARLGEVEDIAACALYLASPAASYVTGEIYGVNGGLAALNLQMPRAFE
- a CDS encoding AI-2E family transporter, whose translation is MNGPVSPLEARVQSVCLVILATIATAASLYWLRPVMIPFVLALFIALGLDMVRNQLIERARVPQALALPATLTGGVLVLAGVGTLVSASLGQLSDNASLYSQQLEKLIEQTIAILPGPLQETASALDLDTLTRIPVSSVTGMLGRTTSALANLLSQSLLVLIFVLFLLLGGSQAQTQGGTWGKVASRVQTYLLSKIVVSAVTGLLVGLTLLILDIPLAMVFGLLAFLLNFIPNIGSAIATLLPLPVVLVDPNVSSLAAILAIAIPGGIQGVVGNVIEPRMMGDALDLHPISILMSLIFWGMLWGIVGMLLATPITAVLKIFLERFEGSRPVAELMAGRVSAVTTRVAEKAEAVPEPPA
- a CDS encoding class I SAM-dependent methyltransferase; protein product: MPRGKLASRAATDVHDDRIRQAFTQQAPVLSVAPTFHAEDILRAIRDGLAGDGKGRLLDAGCGPGVVLAAVGADFAEVCGLDLTPAMVERAKIACQEADLTGAEIQVGSMLAMPFDDGQFDAVVTRLTLHHLEAPGDALREMARVLRPGGTLVIADLLGCEDPAEAALQDALEILRDPSHVRLLPESEMRALVAQAGLNEQGCERLDKRRGFAEWASIVNAPERTEPLLLAMRTLAESGCGQGIELAMEADQPTFVHRWAIWTLGKAGGKA
- the purB gene encoding adenylosuccinate lyase, which encodes MQLSSLTAVSPLDGRYGNKTEALRALASEYGLIRYRVQVEVAWLGALAAQPGIPEVPALSDAARAHLAAVADDFDEAAAERVKAIEATTNHDVKAVEYYLKERLDELPELQAVKEFVHFACTSEDINNLAYGLMLRDVREQVLLPELDGWLSELQERAEALADTPMLSRTHGQPATPTTLGKELANVTARLTRARRNLAGTEILGKLNGAVGNYNAHLAAYPEIDWESVSRGFVEALGLTWNPTTSQIEPHDAMAELFHALARANTIGIDFARDVWGYISLGYFRQKTKAGEVGSSTMPHKVNPIDFENAEGNLGVANALLLHLAKKLPISRWQRDLSDSTVLRNVGSAAGYVVVGLQAMRRGMAKLEVDEARLLADLDQNWEVLAEAIQTVMRRHGIEEPYEKLKELTRGRRVDREALIAFVDGLDLPEDAKARLRELRPETYLGNAAGQARKPSSD
- the purL gene encoding phosphoribosylformylglycinamidine synthase, encoding MLQLRGAVALSEARAARALALIRTRFPAVHQLSAEYVYFVEIQGALAPAERERLERLLTEGPVGPEPDSAIPQVWVIPRPGTRSPWSSKATDILHICGLEQVLRVERGTRYLLAGAEAETLSEAGALLHDRMTEVVLSEADQAERLFESFPPRPLGRVDLLARGREALEEADARLGLALAKDEVDYLVDAFRDLARDPTDVELMMFAQANSEHCRHKIFNAEWFVDGEHQPRSLFQMIRHTTDRSPDGVLSAYHDNSSVITGVQATRFFPDPKSGVYAAHPEPVAILMKVETHNHPTAISPFPGAATGSGGEIRDEGATGRGAKPKAGLTGYSVSNLRIPGAMQPWEQDFGKPARIASALDIMLEGPIGGAAFNNEFGRPNICGYFRTFEEEIVGPGGREVRGYHKPIMVAGGLGNIRMEHVDKQEIPPGAPIVVLGGPAMLIGLGGGAASSVASGTSAEDLDFASVQRGNPEMERRCQEVIDRCWAEGDENPILSIHDVGAGGLSNALPELVDQSGRGARFELRRIPNDDPGMSPLEIWCNEAQERYVLAIEGARMADFEEICERERCPFALLGEATNNGQLQLTDETLGETPIDLPLQIVLGKAPRMQRHAERLAFEPEALDLSGVDLRDAIRRVLHLPAVADKTFLISIGDRTVTGLIARDPMVGPWQVPVADAAVTTASYDTRAGEAMAMGERTPVALLDPAASARMAVGEALTNLLSADVPGLGHVKLSCNWMAAAGHPGEDAGLFDAVRAVGEELCPTLGIAVPVGKDSLSMRSVWREDGAERSVTSPLSLIVSAFSPVGDAGASLTPELRRDTGETVLLLVDLAGGAKRLGASALAQVYRQVGDEAPDLDDPARLRGLAAAMAELKAGQKILAYHDRSDGGLVATLFEMAFAGGSGLRIELDASEEECLPSLFAEELGVVVQVRREDVETVASTFARHGLAGAVSQVAIPCDDTDITIDCRGIEIFRESRANLREWWSATSHALQALRDDATCADEEQAARIDLEDPGLSVHLPPAFPGSAPNISGARPRIAILREQGVNGQIEMAAAFDRAGFECGDVHTSDLLAGRVDLMDFRGLVACGGFSYGDVLGAGAGWAKSILFHERARETFRTFFEREDSFGLGVCNGCQMFSALAELIPGADAWPRFLRNRSEQFEARLALVEITESASILLKDMQGARLPIAVAHGEGRAAVEGEPEGIALRFVDGHGHPAERYPANPNGSPGGITGLTNRDGRFTIMMPHPERVFRTVQHSWAPPEWTQDEGPWMQLFHNARRWVG